The proteins below are encoded in one region of Triticum aestivum cultivar Chinese Spring chromosome 1B, IWGSC CS RefSeq v2.1, whole genome shotgun sequence:
- the LOC123149313 gene encoding protein GOS9-like, which produces MSTPAMKIGPYGGPGGNHWDINALNPPKRLVSIQIWSTDSSCEGAGGVINGISFSYLDMAGQLIPSGPWGSQTGKPHVINIGEDERLITVYGTSDGKFVTSLKFVTDRASDPYGPYGAPSTISTFSFQGGSILAFLGRSSEKLNAIGAYKLGV; this is translated from the exons ATG TCAACGCCGGCGATGAAGATCGGCCCGTATGGCGGCCCAGGAGGTAATCACTGGGACATTAATGCTCTCAATCCGCCCAAAAGGCTTGTGAGCATCCAGATTTGGAGCACTGATTCCTCCTGCGAAGGGGCCGGCGGGGTCATCAACGGCATCTCGTTCAGCTATCTTGACATGGCAGGGCAACTAATCCCCTCGGGTCCATGGGGCTCCCAGACCGGTAAACCCCACGTG ATTAACATTGGTGAAGACGAGCGCCTGATCACTGTCTACGGCACCAGCGATGGCAAGTTTGTCACCTCGCTTAAATTTGTCACTGACCGGGCTTCTGATCCGTATGGGCCATACGGGGCACCGTCTACCATAAGTACTTTCAGCTTCCAGGGCGGCTCCATCCTCGCCTTCTTGGGCCGCTCCTCAGAGAAACTCAATGCCATCGGCGCCTACAAACTTGGGGTTTGA